In the Campylobacter suis genome, TGGCTATTTGCTCTGTCATTTGCTCTTGTATCTGCAGTCTCCTTGCAAATACATTTACCATGCGTGGTATTTTACTTAGGCCAACAACCTTGCCATTTGGTATATAAGCCACATGAACCCTCCCTATAATAGGCAACAAATGATGCTCGCAAAGGCTGTAAAATTCTATATCCCGCATCACGACCATCTCGTTATTGCTACTTTCAAAAAGCGCATCGCCTAAAATTTCGTTTGGGTCTTGCTCATAACCGCTTGTTAAAAACTTAAACGCCTTAAACACGCGCTCTGGAGTTTTAAGAAGTCCTTCGCGATTAATATCTTCGCCTATAATCGTTAGCATATTTTTGACTGAATTTTCAAAACTTTCTTGCATTTTTTCTCCATATTTTTATCTGCTTATTCTAGTAAAAAACGCCTTTTGAAACTATAAATTTCAAAATTAAGGAAAATTTTGCTATATTTTTACTTAAATTTTTTATAAAAAAGGAAGTAAATGCAAATCACAACCAAAGCAATCGACAGCGTAAATAGCGAAGTTGTCGCAAAAGTAAGCGCGCAAGAACTAAAAGTAGCGCTTGAAAAACTAGCAAAGCAAGCTAGTAAAAATATGAAAATAGATGGCTTTAGAAAGGGACATGTGCCAGCAGCAGTCGTTATGAAACGATATGGTGCAGAGCTTGAAAAAGATGCAGAACAAGAGATATTTAAAGACATTTTAACAAGTGCTCTAAAAGAGCTTAATAAAACAAATGCTGATGTTATAGGCGAGCCGACAGTGGATAAATTTGAGCGCAATGACAACGGTGCAGATGTGACAATGACCATATCATTTAAGCCAGTTGTTGATATTACTGGATATGAGGCTATTATCCCTGATTTTTCAACACCAAGAGTGCTTAAAAAAGATATTGATGAGAAGAAAAATGAAATTTTAAAAATGATGGCTCCGCTTGAAACTGTCGAGAAAAAACGCGCACTTAAAAATGGCGACTTTGCAAAATTTGACTTTGAGGGCTTTGTAGATGGTGTTGCATTTGATGGTGGCAAAGCTGAAGGATATGTCCTTGAAATCGGCTCAGGACAGTTTATACCAGGCTTTGAAGATGGTATGATAGGGCTAAAACCAGGCGAAGAAAAAGATATAGAAGTTACTTTCCCGGCTGAGTATGGAGCACCGAATTTGGCAGGCAAGCCAGCTATTTTTAAAGTAAAATTACATGAAATTCAAGAGCGAAAAATCCCTGAAACTATCGATGAAAATACATTAAAAGCCATCATGCTAAATGAAGAAAAACCAACAGAAGAGCTACTAGAAGAGCGTATAAAAGAGCAAATTCGAAGTGAAAAAATGGCAACATTAATCAACGAAGATCTAAAGCCAAAATTTGCTGAAGCAGTTGTAGAGAAATTTAAATTTGATACACCAAAAAATATAGTCGAGCAAGAGATAGATATGCAGTTTAGAAATGCTTGGGCTGGCTTTAGCGAAGATGAGATGAAGAAATTTAGAGAAGATAGAGATGAGCTTATGAAAAAGCGCGAAGAGTTTCGTAAAGATGCAGAAAATAGCGTTCGTCTAACTTTCATCATCGATGAGCTAGCTCGCGTAAGAGATGTTAAAGTAAATGACCAAGAAGTTATCCAGGCGATATACTTTGAGGCTTACAGAAGCGGTCGTGATCCAAAACAGCACCTTGATATGTACCGCCAACAAGGCATGTTGCCAGCTATTAAGATGTCTATGATTGAGGAAAAATTATTCAACGAGATGTTTAATAAAGAGGAAAAAAAGTCAAACAAAAAAGCTGAAAAAGCCGATGAGAAGGCTGAGTAATGGGATATTATGTTCCTGTTGTAGTTGAGCGCACAAGCAAAGGCGAACGAAGCTATGACATCTACTCACGCCTTTTAAAGGATCGCATTATTATGCTAAGTGGCGAGATTGAGGACGGCATGGCTTCTGCCATTGTCGCCCAGCTACTTTTTTTAGAGGCAGAAGATCCAGATAAAGACATATATCTATACATAAATAGTCCTGGCGGAGTAGTAACAAGCGGCTTTAGCATATACGATACCATGAACTATATAAAGCCTGATGTATGCACGATTTGTATAGGTCAAGCTGCGAGCATGGGGGCATTTCTTCTAAGCTCTGGCGCAAAGGGAAAGCGCTATGCACTCACAAATTCACGCATTATGATACATCAGCCACTAGGTGGCGCTAGAGGTCAGGCAACTGATATAGAGATCCATGCTCGTGAAATTTTGCGCTTAAAAGATGTTTTAAACGCTACATTGGCTAAAAATACTGGTCAAAAACTAGCAAAAATTGTAAAAGACACCGAGCGCGACAACTTTATGAGTGCATCCGAAGCCAAAGACTATGGTCTAATAGATAAAATTTTAGAAAAGAGTTTTAAATAAGGCAATATCGTGGTAAAGATAGATAGTAGTAAAAGGCGTGAAAATGTTCGCATAACAGGCGATAGTCTGCATATAGGGTCACAAAAAGAGCAAGAAAATAATATCTTTGAATTTTCTCAAAGCGTCCTAAATGAGCTAAATCAAAACAACATACCATCTATACCAAGCAACTACTCTATCTACTTTGATAAGTTGCTTGATGAGCGTGGAGATGATTTTAGGCAAAAGCTTGGGAGCGCGCTAGACTTTTATGCAGAAGATAGTGTCTCAATGCAACATGATGGGCAAATTTATATTGAAAAAGAGATAAAGCATAGCTTTGGTCAGATAAAAAGTATGCTTCAAGCCGTGGCTCTTATATATAAAAATTTAGCGCTTATGAAAGGTATTGCCAAAAAACATCTTAGCACACTTCAAAGCAACACGGATATCCTTGCCACACAAAATGTCATAAGCACTTTCAATGAAGATTTACTAAAACTATCTGTTCTTATGGATAAACATGTTGATGTTATTAAAATAAACTATGAAGAGATAGGCAGAATATTTAAAAATATCGAAGAGCAAGCCGTTTATGACTCGGTCTTTGATGTTTATAATAAACGCTTTTTGTTAGGTGCCATGC is a window encoding:
- the folE gene encoding GTP cyclohydrolase I FolE, with the protein product MQESFENSVKNMLTIIGEDINREGLLKTPERVFKAFKFLTSGYEQDPNEILGDALFESSNNEMVVMRDIEFYSLCEHHLLPIIGRVHVAYIPNGKVVGLSKIPRMVNVFARRLQIQEQMTEQIATALEEVIHPKGVAVVVEARHMCVEMRGVQKINSTTTTSALRGAFMKNGETRKEFFSLINSPKEHRF
- the tig gene encoding trigger factor, whose product is MQITTKAIDSVNSEVVAKVSAQELKVALEKLAKQASKNMKIDGFRKGHVPAAVVMKRYGAELEKDAEQEIFKDILTSALKELNKTNADVIGEPTVDKFERNDNGADVTMTISFKPVVDITGYEAIIPDFSTPRVLKKDIDEKKNEILKMMAPLETVEKKRALKNGDFAKFDFEGFVDGVAFDGGKAEGYVLEIGSGQFIPGFEDGMIGLKPGEEKDIEVTFPAEYGAPNLAGKPAIFKVKLHEIQERKIPETIDENTLKAIMLNEEKPTEELLEERIKEQIRSEKMATLINEDLKPKFAEAVVEKFKFDTPKNIVEQEIDMQFRNAWAGFSEDEMKKFREDRDELMKKREEFRKDAENSVRLTFIIDELARVRDVKVNDQEVIQAIYFEAYRSGRDPKQHLDMYRQQGMLPAIKMSMIEEKLFNEMFNKEEKKSNKKAEKADEKAE
- the clpP gene encoding ATP-dependent Clp endopeptidase proteolytic subunit ClpP, coding for MGYYVPVVVERTSKGERSYDIYSRLLKDRIIMLSGEIEDGMASAIVAQLLFLEAEDPDKDIYLYINSPGGVVTSGFSIYDTMNYIKPDVCTICIGQAASMGAFLLSSGAKGKRYALTNSRIMIHQPLGGARGQATDIEIHAREILRLKDVLNATLAKNTGQKLAKIVKDTERDNFMSASEAKDYGLIDKILEKSFK
- a CDS encoding GGDEF domain-containing protein, whose protein sequence is MVKIDSSKRRENVRITGDSLHIGSQKEQENNIFEFSQSVLNELNQNNIPSIPSNYSIYFDKLLDERGDDFRQKLGSALDFYAEDSVSMQHDGQIYIEKEIKHSFGQIKSMLQAVALIYKNLALMKGIAKKHLSTLQSNTDILATQNVISTFNEDLLKLSVLMDKHVDVIKINYEEIGRIFKNIEEQAVYDSVFDVYNKRFLLGAMQTEIDSVKRYGYKSSFMLLRPSVMSFSGMQNLSEKSTMLKTLANTLQKTSRQSDIIAHYGDGVFAIIMKHTDISGAKLASNRILKLLSNINVKQNDQEISLEVQMVANSLTKQKSMEEALSEAIDTLENNPTASEPIIMEAE